The window aacacaacatactgtatatggtaaCACCGCTGTTCCCAGTGATGTCATGTATGAATACggtttgaactcttaagttttcaCTCGGGACTTTTGGAGTTACGTTATATTTATCACATCATAATCTAGACAGTCAGTCTGATcacaagtttttgtttttatttttttaacgagCATGACGGATGTTTGCGTGCCTGCGAACAAGCTTGTTAGCGACTCCCTACTTGTGAGCTAccgcaaataaatacaaatgaatgcgGGCGTGCTCACCGCTGTCCCAATTTATCATTTAATGACTCGCCCGTACATGAACAGAGACAAAAGAGAATTCTTAAGCCACTTTGCTGTCCATGATTCACTGGAGAGGGTGAGAGGGGGTccgctgtgtttacatttatattGCATCAATTCCAACAAATCCACTGTCTGGCTGCTACTATGTTGCTAGTTTGGTGGTTAGTGCTAACGCTGAGAGTAGATGGGTGTTAAACGAGGGTGTCGAGCCTCACAATTTAAATGTTGTTAGACAAAAATAATTGGCAAGCATTTTTGCATATTCCTGACCTGACAGAACCTGTTAATTTACCATGTAAAAATCAATAAAGGTGAAGAATTTATGTGCTGAGGGCttattcatgaaaacaaaatactcaATTCCCTAATTGCACTATGATTCCCGGTGGTTTATGGAGCTGCTGGAGAAGTTTTCTGTTTCTTGACTCCGCTACTGACTATGAAATCCCTTTTGAGTTCTTCCTGTATTTGAGCAAATAAATGTGCTCAATTTTGtggttaaaatgtgaaattctaCATTGTATGCAAGAGGATTCTATTTGTTTGTATGCTTTGGCTGTACTTTCATATAGGGGTAGTTTGACAGCGAGCGAGAGCAAAAGATAAAAGGTAAAACCTGGAAAAAAAGAGAGCCAAATTTGCTGACAGAACAATTTCTTGTTTACCTgggcaaaataaaatgaatggagcAGCAAGAAAATGAGAGCAATGTTGATTTTTCTCCAAACAAGCCTATAAAATATCACAGTATCAATAAACTGACTCGGACTGCCACTGTGAGACATAAGAACATATAGAATTTAATAtctttataaacattttttcaGTCTTGGGATGACGCCACACGGAATGCACTGGTTTGTGGCGGcaacaaaaagaagacacaaATGCAAAACTATAGAACGAGAGAGGACGCATGTTGACAACTTTGTGCTTAACAAATGAAGGTTctgaaaatatttcatgacaaaaatgagcttgagaaaataaaaaaaatctcctgaTTTAAGGAGCAAAAACCCTGTTATCATAATTGATGccactgatatttttttctcatagttTGACAGTACATGTATATCAGCACTATAGTCTGTTCCattgttacatcatcaatacGAACGCCATCATAGTCCTTATAGCGGGAGGCACATAGCTCCAAAAGTTTGGCGGCTCATCCCATACTTGTCCGTCAGTCAGTCTGTGATTTACAGAATTCCTGGAGGACTCATCTTCAATTGTCCTGGATCGCAATAGATCCCAGAATGAGGGCAAAAGTCTTTCCCTGTTTGCCAGCTCCTTTTgaatcgtttgtttgtatggagTTCAAATCACACAAGTCAGTTCAGATAGcacacaaagtatttttttcctcaaaactcTTGTATGCCATGTCCATGATTCATTGAAGCACGTCTTCCTCAGTGAGCGACGAGTGTCTGGTAGGTAGGCTCAGTTTGATACCAGGTCACTGGGCAACCTGACAAAGCCCTGTTTGCTGGCACTGCAGCGTCTGCTCATTGCTAGGTCCGCTGTGTGTcttggaaagtaaaaaaaaaaaaacatacgagCACGCACGTCTTTGTCACATGGAATCCAGCGAATGGGATATAGCACATGGGAGTCCACAGCATTTGGACACAATTATCAGCTTCACATCCAGTCGAACAGGAGAGAATGTTTAAATGAGAAGGCAGCCTCGCATATTGGAGGGGGGGGGATCGCAAGCTTACTGTGTGGAGTTAGTTGTAGCGATTTCTTGCTGTGAAAGAGCTTCTTATCCGTGCTATTTATGGCCTTGAATCATCAGTGGCTATAAATTCCATTTTGTAGGAGGAATATTTACGTTCCTCGGTCTGTTAATGAATATTTATGCTCTTTTTGGAGCTGCTGCTAGCAAGGAAGGAATTAGAGCGTGATAGAGGCCCTACATGGTCAGTCATCGACTATCCAGTTAAACTGTCGCGCACGATGGAACATTTTGAAGACCAAATTTATGTCTTACCGCTTATACGCTCGCCTCTTCACAATATTTGGTTATTTGAGGTCCAGAGCTTaaacagacaacaaaaatacacatgaaTATAGAAGCTGGCTTTAGTGGCAGTGCATGCTTGGTCTGCATGAGCTTTTAGTCAGTGGGACATCTTGCGAGTCCTTCTGTTGCGGATATTTGTATGCTTGTGCTCATCGGAATGGTTAAGGTTCCTATACAACACTTACAGATaattacacacgcacgcacgcgcgcgcgcgcgcacacacacacacacacacacacacacacacgcacacacaaaagacacaTGGGCCAGGAGCGAGAGAGTGTGTTTGAGCGCTGTGTCCTTTGCAGTAACCTTTAACTAGACTCTCCATAGATCAGCGCAGAATAACATCAGTATTTGTTGTCGTCAAGGCAACCACAAGGGCGTAGACGTATAATAAGGGCCGCGATAAGGTTGCCCTGTTGTTGGCTTGCTGAACCCCACTCGGGGGTCGAACAGTGGTCCGCGGAACACACTTGTGCTTCCTTCTCGTGACAGTACCGTCTGGAGACGTGTGATCGTGTTTTCCTCCATCTGAGAAATCGGGAGAGGAATCCTCCTTGTCTGCCATGACCTCCTTCGAGTGGTGGACCTCGTTGTCACCCTTTCCTTTGCTCCCCCGACTGCGGTTCTTCGAGCAGTTACGAGGACGGCCAGCCCTGGAGGGGTTCACCACATTACTCTGGCCCCCAGAACCAGCCACTACTCCACGATTCATGGATGGTGGGCTGACCGTGCCGGATAAATTGTTGGTTTGAGCTCTGGATTCAGAATTTGGGGAGCAGTTGGAGAAGTCCTCCTTGCGCAGTTCCTTCAGGTCTTTTCCAACCATGTCCACAGGTGCCTGGCAACCAACAGAGGAAGTTGAGCCTCTAAAACGTTTCAACCACTCCCATAGCGTGAGGCCcttgcagtcacatgaccaggGATTGTCATTGAGACGCAGATATTCCAGAGCAGGCAGTGTGTCCAAGCTGTCCCCTGATAGTTGCATGAGTGAGTTGTTGAACAGGTAGAGGGTGGTGAGACGTTTGAGGTCATGGAACGCCAGGTGGTGAACCCACTCGATCTGGTTTTCATGCAGAAGGAGACGATCCAGGGACCGAAGACCCCGAAAAGTGTTCTGGTTGAGTCTCCACAGGTGATTTCCATGGAGGAACAGGTGGCTCAGGTTGTGAAGGTCAACGAATGTGTCATCCTGCAGGAACTTCAGATGATTTTGCTGAGGAGACAAGATAATAGACATAAAGACAGGACATAAAGATAATGTCATGAATTGTACTGTGGGTACATGGGCACACTGACATTACAAAAATCCATGGAAACATGGAGTTGATTTCCGTTTTGCTGCTCTTCCACGCTTTTGGGAATATTttctacagtactgtatattaaagtGTCTGGGAATATTTGTGAAGTCAATAATGTTGGATCAGAGAACCTGCTTGCCATTGATGTACACATTCGTCCCAAAGGTCATTGATTTGCTTGAAGTCAGGGTCTCAGTCATGTCGCGTTTGTTGGGGGACATCAAATTTGagcttaatttagaagaaaacgatgagttggaagcggcgcctgcgtcacttccgggttattcgtaattttaaattacagcgttatcaATCAAGATCTTTGATAGATATGAGGGGCactttaacttgaggcgaaattacgacaaacctttataatcagtctcttaacggaaggtggctacattttagggattttgagttctagactttctagaggtttcgttccgaacCCAATCACACatataatcaatgcaagtggtgaattttatagaaaatttaataataaaaagggctttctacaggataaaacacagacaaacacaaaacaaacaacatatctacgaacattggcaaagaaaagaaaagaggggctggactgccttttggtgttatttttccattctcggattattttgtggtttgaaagcatccatccatccattttctgagccgcttatcctcacaagggtcgcgggagtgctggagcctatcccagctatcttcgggcaggaagcggggtacaccctgaaccagttgccagccaatcgcagggcacatacaaacaaacaaccatccgcactcacattcacacctatgggcaatttagagtcttcaattaacataccatgcatgtttttgggatgtgggaggaaaccggagtgcccggagaaaacccacgcaggcacggggagaacatgcaaactccacacaggcgggaccgtgGATTGAAtcacagtcctcagaactgtgaggcagaccctctaaccagtcatccgccgGGTTTAagaccagtggaataaaatattcattattggatttaagataacgagaccattttcccaccctgcattgttccactctcattctctttctttcttaatgaatgtttcaaatgttatgtggtgtggagaacattattattttcatgtgacattcgtggcgtggggtgagacattccatctggttcagttaacaacagatttgacattagacattcaagtttggagcaatacagtcactagtggcgttcatatTAAGTTAAATAttgactcccagtcgagtcacagactgtcttatgaacccgtctgtagtgtcgttccgtcacccgtgggtgtcgctgttgcctgttccaactcccaagtggcagCTCTCAGCAGGGTGCAGACGTCGCTGTGGgtccaatccttcgactggcggggagttaattaacttagcttTTGGGGGCGAACCCACCATCCGTGGGTCTCCCCTTTGAAGTCTCAGGcagacgtgattcacttagcgttggcatggcaaagcaaatgtctgtcttgttgaagatagtttattgtgttaatctgtttagagtctgcgtgtgactctggagttacAGTCTACCTCgtgtgcgaggctggggtgccgggtggcatcttttgcgtggtaTGTCCGTAACAGTCCTGTCTCACAGAAAATGGGCTTCCACAAATTGTTCCTCCAAATTTGCTTGCCCAGAATgattcaaaatgttgttttggaaGGCTTAAGGGGGCTATGGAGACATAGTCCATCCAAGATCTTAGGCAATTAATTAAGAAATTATCTTTAATATTCTCCCGATATTGTGTATGTGCACCTGGTTGTTCTTTCCCTGTGCGGGTGACCCATTGCATGCCCTGTTGGCCTCAATAAACTAGGGTTTTGATCTTAACTCATGCAAAATGTAGAGAACTAATGAGCTGTGCCCGATGAATAGTAATGAGTCATAGCCTGTCGGCGAGAGAAAATGTGAGAAAACATCTTTGCTTCGGCGTCCTAAAACACGGGTGGAAATGTTGTGTTGTGCTGACTTAGTAAAATACTGCCTCCTCACTTATGTTGCCTTGATCCTCAAGCAAAGAAGCGGAGGCACTGCAGATGAATTGAGTTAAGTTTATTTAAAGAAGCTGGCTGTgtttgaataaattaaaatgttgtatCCAATCAACTCACAGTGAATATTAAGGAAAGCCTGTGGAGTACCTGCAAGTGGAGATACTGCAGACTCCGTAGTCCTTGGAAGATGTTATTCGGAAGCGAGCTGAGTCCGCAGCGGTAGAGGTGTAGAGCACTGAGCCGATTCAAACCGTGGAAAGTGTCTTCAGCCAGGGAGCGCAGGTGGCGATTATCTCCCAAATCCAGCTCCTCCAGTAGCGTGAAGCCGCGGAAGGTCGAGGGCTCGATGTATGTGACGTTGTTGGCGTATATCCAGAGGGTCACCGTGTTGGTGCTAAAGTGACCTTGGAGTAGCCTGTGGATCTTGTTGTTCTGCAGGAAGATGCGTTCGCTGTCAGGCGGGATGCCTTCGGGGACTGTCAGGAAGTTGTGTGCTTGGCAGGAGACGGTGCTTGGCGCTGTGTAGCAGATGCAGTGACGGGGACAGGACCAGGAAAACTCCAGGCCGCAGAGGACCAGCAGGAACTCCAGCCCACAGCCTGCAGTGAacatgaaaggaaaaaaattaggatTAGATTTTGCTTGTTGTTGAAGTTGATGAAGTCAAAACTAAGCACAAATTAAGAGGGAATACTTCCCAATTTGCTAATAATTTGTACATAAACATATGGATTATCTTCATTGCCCCATACGGCCTGAAGCCGGTGTGTTTAGGCCCACCACACAATGGGGAACAAACAATAACAACTGCTCCAGTGAGTCACTGAGCTACACAAATACAACTATTTCATACAGACAGTGTGCAACCTTATGAAGATAGTCCATTACGAGCCCTCTATTCCATTGGGGCTACTTGTCAGTGAGTTTACGTAGGCTGTGATTAGTCCATTTGCCTGCTAAATGGGCAGTGGAGCGCTTATTTAGACTTGTGGTAAAATGCTCAAAGCCACTTCCTGATTGGTGACATGATTTGCCATGACTTAGCCACATTTCTTCCGTTTCAAATGAGTCCGGCGCATGAGCCGTTTGGCAAGCTCCGTCAGACAAACCATTGGCTGCCTTCCACTCAGTTTATTATTCGGCGCACAGAGGAGGCCTGATTCACTGCCTCTAATCGATACGCCTCCGTTGCCTTTTAACTAACCCTATAATCCTGTGTCTTTTATGCTGGGATCTCTCTGCCAAAGAGACAGGCATATTTTTCTGCGTGTTCTCAGCAAACTGCGACATTGAGTCTGATTTCACCGACCTTTAATAGTAATTCTGCACACTGTTGTGCCACCTGAACAAGAGTATGCTCTCCAGGGCTCGACTCTAATCCGGGTTGCTAAACCCTGCCAGTGGGCAACACACCATATGCAGGCATCCTCATGAACCTGCAACATTTTTCAAGCCGTTGAGCACTGTCAGAATGTGTCTCGCAAAAATATTTTGACCTCTATCAAAAAACATTGATACCATGCATTACCTGCAATGTTTTTCTCAGTCAACCAGAAAGCAGTTTCTCCCACTTTGTCACCTTGTTTCTATCTCAATCTTTTGTCATTTCTGTAGAGACGTATCACGCTCGGCTTCGACTGACTGAGTAAATAGGTTTGCCTCGCTCTAGGGAAATAaaggtttgttttatttattggacaagaaacaattttttttccagcttccGAGCTCAGTGTGGTAATTGAGATGGATCCCTCTCATCTTGGTCCGTTTTGCATTAAACAAACACCTACACAacggcaaaaacaaaagttttagtTTTACAATTAAATAGTTGCCATTACAGTCTCCTGACTTTCGCGACTCATCCATTCAGTAGATTCTATTATTCAGAAAAATGATCTTGCTCTCCCTTCACTAATTATATTTCTTTTATACTATTTCCATTAATGCTTTGCTTCATGCATGCCCCCGGTGGAATTAGATAGGATATGTCAAAGGGGGAAAATGATCTGTGTGGGCAGGAGAAAGACAAGCAGAGAGTGATAAGCGCGATATAAAAGGAGCACGGGGAAAAGGGAGAATGTAGATGCGGTCGAGATTGTGACACAGTTTTGAGTTGCTGATGCGCACCTCGTCTTACGCGCACAAGGAAGCACCGCCCCCTGCCCCACTGGCTCTTTGGACTTTCCTGACAGACGGCTTGTGTTTGCATGGGGCAGAAAAAATCTGTTTATTTAGAGCAAAAGAGTTCTTTTTCTGGCATTTTGTGTCAAATAACAACACGCAGGATCCTTGTATgtttgaatccatccatccattttctatactgcttatcctcattagcaTTATGGGTGAGCtagatcctatcccagctaaattTGGACGAAGgcaccagctaatcgcagggcaggTTGTTGACACTTGAATTTTCATTGAGGTTCAAATAatcaagtt of the Phyllopteryx taeniolatus isolate TA_2022b chromosome 8, UOR_Ptae_1.2, whole genome shotgun sequence genome contains:
- the rtn4rl1b gene encoding reticulon-4 receptor-like 1b, whose amino-acid sequence is MFKRGCGLEFLLVLCGLEFSWSCPRHCICYTAPSTVSCQAHNFLTVPEGIPPDSERIFLQNNKIHRLLQGHFSTNTVTLWIYANNVTYIEPSTFRGFTLLEELDLGDNRHLRSLAEDTFHGLNRLSALHLYRCGLSSLPNNIFQGLRSLQYLHLQQNHLKFLQDDTFVDLHNLSHLFLHGNHLWRLNQNTFRGLRSLDRLLLHENQIEWVHHLAFHDLKRLTTLYLFNNSLMQLSGDSLDTLPALEYLRLNDNPWSCDCKGLTLWEWLKRFRGSTSSVGCQAPVDMVGKDLKELRKEDFSNCSPNSESRAQTNNLSGTVSPPSMNRGVVAGSGGQSNVVNPSRAGRPRNCSKNRSRGSKGKGDNEVHHSKEVMADKEDSSPDFSDGGKHDHTSPDGTVTRRKHKCVPRTTVRPPSGVQQANNRATLSRPLLYVYALVVALTTTNTDVILR